Proteins encoded within one genomic window of Minwuia thermotolerans:
- a CDS encoding DMT family transporter — translation MNSSADNLRGALLMSVCMAGYGINDAMMKLASADVGFFQALLVRGLFATTMLALIAWRRGALMVSVPRGDRTVLAWRIAGEVGGTYCFLQALFNMPIANATAILQSMPLAVTLAGALFLREPVGWRRYSAILVGFAGVLIIVRPGSEGFNAYSLWALAAVCFIVLRDIMTRRLTASIPSAFVALLTAFFITLMGAVFAPTQEWRPIGGYEIALLGGAACFLITGYTSSVAAMRVGDIGFVSPFRYTILIWAIFSGIVVFGHWPDRWTLIGAAIVVVTGIYTFYRERRLAGR, via the coding sequence ATGAACTCGTCGGCCGACAATCTCCGGGGCGCTCTGCTGATGTCGGTCTGCATGGCCGGCTATGGCATCAACGACGCCATGATGAAGCTCGCCTCGGCGGATGTGGGATTCTTTCAGGCCCTGCTGGTGCGCGGACTGTTCGCCACGACCATGCTGGCGCTCATCGCCTGGCGGCGCGGCGCCCTGATGGTCTCCGTCCCGCGCGGCGACCGGACGGTCCTCGCCTGGCGCATCGCCGGCGAGGTCGGCGGCACCTACTGCTTCCTGCAGGCGCTGTTCAACATGCCGATCGCCAACGCCACGGCAATCCTGCAGTCCATGCCGCTGGCGGTGACGCTGGCGGGCGCGCTGTTCCTGCGGGAGCCGGTGGGCTGGCGGCGCTACAGCGCCATTCTGGTCGGCTTCGCGGGCGTGCTCATCATCGTCCGGCCCGGCTCGGAGGGCTTCAACGCCTATTCACTCTGGGCGCTGGCTGCGGTCTGCTTCATCGTGCTCAGGGACATCATGACCCGGCGGCTGACGGCGTCGATTCCGTCTGCCTTCGTCGCCCTGCTCACCGCCTTCTTCATCACGCTGATGGGCGCGGTCTTCGCGCCGACGCAGGAATGGCGGCCCATCGGCGGCTACGAGATCGCCCTGCTGGGCGGCGCGGCCTGCTTCCTGATCACCGGCTACACGTCATCGGTAGCGGCGATGCGGGTGGGTGACATCGGCTTCGTCTCGCCCTTCCGCTACACCATCCTGATCTGGGCTATCTTCTCCGGCATCGTCGTCTTCGGCCACTGGCCCGACCGATGGACCCTGATCGGTGCGGCCATCGTCGTGGTCACCGGCATCTATACCTTCTACCGTGAACGCCGCCTGGCCGGGCGTTGA
- a CDS encoding cytochrome b/b6 domain-containing protein produces the protein MATEAGNRPVRIWDPLVRLTHWGVAIAVLLNGLVIDEHALAHIWIGYVALGLLALRVMWGFVGTAPARFSAFPPSLSAALGHIGDLMTGRHRRHDSHNPLGALMVYALWGSLALVSVTGVMMESSPFPAASDARVEQYETREEDEHDDEGEEILEEVHEVFANLLLLLAALHVGGVILESRLSGVNLARQMVTGLRETPRSRRE, from the coding sequence ATGGCCACTGAAGCGGGTAACCGGCCGGTCCGCATCTGGGACCCGCTGGTACGGCTCACCCACTGGGGCGTGGCGATTGCGGTGCTGCTGAACGGTCTGGTGATAGACGAGCACGCGCTGGCCCATATCTGGATCGGCTATGTGGCCCTCGGACTGCTGGCGCTGCGGGTCATGTGGGGGTTCGTGGGCACCGCCCCGGCCCGGTTCTCGGCCTTCCCGCCAAGCCTGTCGGCTGCGCTGGGGCATATTGGCGACTTGATGACCGGCCGCCACCGGCGGCATGATTCCCACAATCCGCTTGGGGCCCTGATGGTTTATGCCCTCTGGGGGTCGCTGGCGCTGGTTTCCGTGACCGGCGTGATGATGGAAAGCTCGCCCTTTCCGGCCGCTTCCGACGCTCGGGTGGAGCAATATGAGACCCGTGAAGAGGACGAGCACGACGACGAGGGAGAAGAGATTCTGGAAGAGGTGCATGAGGTCTTCGCCAATCTGCTTCTGCTGCTGGCGGCGCTGCATGTCGGCGGCGTGATCCTGGAGAGTCGGCTCTCCGGCGTGAACCTGGCGCGGCAGATGGTGACGGGCCTGCGGGAGACGCCGCGTTCCCGGCGCGAATGA
- a CDS encoding PepSY domain-containing protein yields the protein MKAMIMLALTAPILIAAPAMASDRQGDDRGVRAEYGDHERREYRERDREHETRGDRDDERRNDQEDGDEGYRRSEAEARVFDDDLARRLTDEGYRIVRMEREHGRVEIRAIRDGRHYEIDVDGVDGRVLRVREDD from the coding sequence ATGAAGGCCATGATCATGCTTGCCCTGACCGCACCAATTCTGATTGCCGCACCTGCGATGGCGTCCGATCGCCAGGGCGACGACCGTGGCGTCCGCGCCGAATATGGCGACCATGAGCGACGCGAATACCGGGAGCGCGACCGTGAACACGAAACGCGCGGCGACCGGGATGATGAACGCCGGAACGATCAGGAAGACGGGGACGAAGGATATCGCCGCAGCGAAGCGGAAGCCCGGGTGTTCGATGACGATCTCGCCCGCAGGCTGACGGACGAAGGCTACCGCATCGTGCGCATGGAGCGCGAGCATGGCCGGGTCGAGATAAGGGCGATCCGCGACGGACGGCACTACGAGATCGATGTCGATGGCGTGGACGGCCGCGTTCTCCGTGTCCGGGAAGACGACTGA